A single window of Micromonas commoda chromosome 6, complete sequence DNA harbors:
- a CDS encoding short chain dehydrogenase/reductase family protein (COG4221; Other than Ostreococcus more bacterial like), which yields MKDLSVGELFGVEGKTVLVTGGARGIGLMIAAGFVANGARVYIASRSKDACEAAAKKLTAEGPGTCVALSEDLSTEAGCVNLAKMFRAREDRLHVLVNNSGTSWGAPLEKHSEKGWDKVYALNVKGIFFLTRELLPALDAGSTTTDPARVINIGSIAGERPQVFPTYSYDASKAAVHHITRKLADELADRRQKGGHAITVNAIAPGYVPSAMSDGLAMYKESEEIAKSGIPLRRKGAPQDMAGAALFLSSNAGAWITGTTVRVDGGFLAKL from the coding sequence cgcggcatcgGCCTCATGATCGCGGCGGGTTTCGTCGCCAACGGAGCCAGGGTGTACATCGCGTCCCGCTCCAAGGATGCGTGCGAAGCAGCGGCGAAGaagctcaccgccgagggCCCGGGAACGTGCGTGGCGCTCAGCGAGGACCTCTCCACCGAGGCTGGCTGCGTGAACCTCGCCAAGATGTTCAGGGCGAGGGAGGACCGGCTCCACGTGCTGGTGAACAACTCGGGAACGTCGTGGGGAGCGCCGCTGGAGAAGCACTCCGAGAAGGGATGGGACAAGGTGTACGCCCTGAACGTCAAGGGGATCTTCTTCCTCACGCGAGAGCtgctccccgcgctcgacgcgggatccacgacgacggaccCGGCCAGGGTCATCAACATCGGCTCCATCGCTGGAGAACGGCCGCAGGTGTTTCCGACTTACTCTTATGATGCGAGCAAGGCGGCGGTCCACCACATTACCCgcaagctcgcggacgagctcgcggacagGCGGCAAAAGGGCGGGCACGCCATCACCGTCAACGCCATCGCCCCGGGGTACGTGCCCAGCGCCATGAGCGACGGTCTGGCGATGTACAAAGAGAGCGAGGAGATCGCAAAGTCGGGTATCCCGCTAAGGAGGAAAGGTGCACCGCAGGAcatggcgggcgcggcgctcttcCTGTCCTCCAACGCGGGGGCCTGGATCACCGGGACGACGGTGCGGGTCGACGGAGGATTCCTCGCGAAGCTGTGA